From the genome of Sinanaerobacter sp. ZZT-01:
TACCTCTTTATATCCTTGTGCAACCTCGTGAGAAGCAAGTCCAGTTCCACATCTTGGGCAGTAAGGGAGAATTTTATGTCCTTCATAAATCAACCCCGCCTTAAAGAACTCCTTTAAAATCCACCAGCCGGATTCAATATAATCATTGTCTAGCGTAATGTAAGGATCATCCATATCAATGAGATAGCCCATACGCTTTGTCATTTCTCTCCACTGCTTTTCATAAGTGAATACAGATTCTTTACATTTTTGGTTAAACTCCTTGATCCCATACTCTTCAATATCTTGCTTTCCGTTCATTTGAAGCTGCTTTTCTACCTCTATTTCGACTGGCAATCCATGTGTATCCCATCCGGCTTTTCGATTCACAGCATACCCCTGCATCGTTTTATGACGGCACACTGAATCCTTTAATGTTCTCGCAATGACATGATGAATGCCCGGTCTTCCATTTGCAGTCGGAGGTCCCTCATAAAAAATAAAAGCTGGCTTTCCTTCTCTTGTTGACACACACTTATCCAATAATTTTTCTTTGTCCCACTGATCCGCCTGCTCCATTTGTAACTCAGCAATGGGTTTTTCCGATAAATTTTTAAACATGCTTTTTCCCTTTCTAAAAAATGTTTCAGCACTTCTGTAAAAATACAGATGCGTTACATTAAACCTATAAAAAAATCCCTAAATTCTCCAAAATGAAAATTCAGGGACGATTATAACCGCGGTACCACCCTAATAGCAAAGCACGCATGCCTGCCACTTTATTCCGTTTAACGCACAGAGACGGACTTTCCTACTGCCTTCAAGTGCGCTACGTCCCTTGAGGGGTTCAAAAAATCAGCTGTGGAGTGATCTTCCGCCTGCTGCTTTCCGGCATTTTCTCACCATCAATGCCTCTCTGTAAGGTGTTATGCATACAGTGTACTATCTCCGTCATCGCTTTTTACCTATAACTCTTTTATTGTAACGAAAGGCGATTGACTTGTCAACCTTTTGTATCCTTTTCTTCCGTCTCCTTAATCAATCGCTACCACGAATCTGATTTAAAATACGATAAACCAATTCTGCGGGATAGCCTAAATAAGACAATCTTCTGCCCAATTTTGAAAGCATTTTTTTATCAATAGCAACATCTCCTGTTATTTTATTCACCTGCTTCATTGCATTAGAAAACAGAAGCTCTTCATCGATATTTTCTTTCATGCACTCTTGAATCGTCTCTTCCTTTATACCTTTTTTTAAAAGCTCCTGACGCAGTCTCAACGGTCCTTTCCCTTTGCCAAGTGCATAACGAAGATATGCTTCGCAATAACGTTGATCATTGACAAACCCACTTTCCTCAAGGAATTTTATACATTCTTCTATTTCATGTTCACAATATTCTTTTTGTTTTAAACGGTTTTTTACTTCTAAGACACTGTGATCCCGATATCCTAAATAATTCATAGCTTCTTCTTTTGCACTCTTTGTAAAACTTGTTTTTTCTTTTTGCATGCTCTATTCCTCTTAAAAATTTTCTATATGCTGTATCTGCGCTTCTTTCAGAGCGCTACAGTAAGCTCCATAAACCGGTATCGGTAAAGGAAGCGATTGAACCCAAAGCCCTTTAATCGTTTTCTTATAATTCCCATCTTCATCTATTGCAGAAAAACTTTTTAAGTTTTCTGAAAGTCCAGTGCCTTTGCATTTGATAAAAGCTTCCTTTCTTACCCATATCTGATAAAAGGTCTCTTTTCCCTGCTTTTTTACAGCATTTAATTCTTCCTCAGAAAAGAAGCGTCGTGCAATGTTTAAAATACGAGCCTCAGAGAGATTCCGAGTTTTATTTTCAATATCAACTCCAACTTCTCCACCGTCGATCAGGCAAACCCAATAAATTCCTGTATGAGAAATAGAAAAATGAAGGTTATCCATGCATGGCTGCTCTATGTAAGGTTTTCCATGTATTCCTTTTGACACACAAATCTCTGATTGAAGAAACTCCTGCAGCCCTTTTTTTCTGGCGTGTTTTCTTAATGCCTCTTTTAACAGGCCTTGGCTTTCCTCTTGATTTTTATTTTCTCTATAATACAGATACACTGTTCGCATCTCCTTCAAACGCATCCTTTTCTAAAAAAGACGCAGACAAAACTTGTCTGCGTTTTTTTCGTTACTCTTTTTGTTTCACATACTTACTTTCTATCGCAAGCTTTTCTTCACTGGCATTTTGAAATTCTTTCACTGCGGCCGATGCTTTTGCAAAGGACATCATTGTTCCCGCACCGCCGACGCATCCACCTGGGCAAGCCATCCCTTCCAATAGGTAGCCGTCTCTTTTCCCAGCTTTTGCAATACGAAGCATCTTTGCACATTCCCTTAATCCTTCTGCACGGTCAAGCTTGATGGCACTATCCGG
Proteins encoded in this window:
- a CDS encoding regulatory protein RecX — translated: MQKEKTSFTKSAKEEAMNYLGYRDHSVLEVKNRLKQKEYCEHEIEECIKFLEESGFVNDQRYCEAYLRYALGKGKGPLRLRQELLKKGIKEETIQECMKENIDEELLFSNAMKQVNKITGDVAIDKKMLSKLGRRLSYLGYPAELVYRILNQIRGSD
- a CDS encoding 4'-phosphopantetheinyl transferase family protein codes for the protein MYLYYRENKNQEESQGLLKEALRKHARKKGLQEFLQSEICVSKGIHGKPYIEQPCMDNLHFSISHTGIYWVCLIDGGEVGVDIENKTRNLSEARILNIARRFFSEEELNAVKKQGKETFYQIWVRKEAFIKCKGTGLSENLKSFSAIDEDGNYKKTIKGLWVQSLPLPIPVYGAYCSALKEAQIQHIENF